A window of the Thermoanaerobacter uzonensis DSM 18761 genome harbors these coding sequences:
- a CDS encoding preprotein translocase subunit SecE, protein MTFPFKGSFAFLIPLIFGYFSGYLILILLRYILIGYYNYDKKEVFKETAIVFWESIFISIIIWAIKFFIHEQFNLFQWTVPSIVVIEVLRQILTKRN, encoded by the coding sequence ATGACATTTCCTTTTAAAGGATCATTTGCGTTTTTAATACCTTTAATTTTTGGATATTTTTCAGGTTATTTGATACTTATTTTATTAAGGTATATATTGATAGGATATTATAATTATGACAAAAAAGAAGTTTTTAAAGAAACGGCTATTGTATTTTGGGAGAGTATATTTATTTCCATAATTATATGGGCTATAAAGTTTTTTATACATGAACAATTTAACCTTTTCCAATGGACTGTACCAAGTATAGTGGTAATAGAAGTATTAAGGCAAATATTAACAAAAAGGAATTGA
- a CDS encoding sigma-70 family RNA polymerase sigma factor translates to MDEQLLLKKAQRGDDEAFYQLMENMKEQLYRIALSYLKSEEEALEAVQEVIYRAYINIKKLKKPEFFKTWITRIMINYCIDELKYKKRFTNENFEVEKSSESLLSNSNYDFVEIETLLSNLEKRYRTVIVLKYFHDYKISEIALILNKPEGTIKTWLYKGLEILKNLYRG, encoded by the coding sequence ATGGATGAACAATTGCTTTTAAAAAAAGCCCAAAGGGGAGATGATGAAGCGTTTTATCAGTTGATGGAAAATATGAAAGAACAGCTTTATAGAATAGCTCTCTCTTATTTAAAAAGCGAAGAGGAAGCATTAGAGGCTGTTCAAGAAGTCATATATAGAGCCTATATAAATATAAAAAAATTGAAAAAGCCAGAATTTTTTAAAACCTGGATTACACGGATAATGATAAATTATTGCATAGATGAACTTAAATATAAAAAAAGATTTACAAATGAAAATTTTGAAGTGGAAAAATCTTCAGAAAGCCTTCTATCAAACAGCAATTATGACTTTGTAGAAATAGAAACGCTATTATCCAATCTTGAAAAAAGATATCGAACAGTAATTGTATTAAAATACTTTCATGATTATAAAATTTCGGAAATCGCACTTATTCTCAATAAGCCAGAAGGAACAATCAAAACTTGGCTTTACAAAGGGCTTGAAATATTGAAAAATCTTTATAGGGGGTGA
- a CDS encoding DUF4179 domain-containing protein yields MKKDIEKILEEKGNQIKTAKIPDEIENYIKTGIEKGKKRKLILKQRKKFSYIAAGIVLVLFVMSIRLSTSVAAYISQIPGFQSIVHLVRYDKGLDLAVKNNFIQPIYLSKEDEGMKVSIDGLIVDESRIIVFYSIENKSDNPIKLKDIKLYDNNNQLLEDVSVSWNGFDNLNKEKVSFIDIAFSEEKDKIPDKLNVDFEFKGIKSSLFNFSIPIDKEKFIGLKEVFILNKTVEIDKQKITFEKVIIYPTRIAVYISYDTKNTKKILGFYDMKIIDEDNDIFGQISNGVTSTIKDDNNIILYFQSNFFKKPKNLYIVFSKIKAIDKDKEYVLIDLKNNTILNKPDEKLNLNDIVNNGNDIELTFTIEKIDNSNNFYSPFYSEFEDSSMKKYNFLNWSIHAVENEKIEKVIIKIPNVSYDNPVKFKIVDYPLLIGDREIKIKVK; encoded by the coding sequence TTGAAAAAAGATATTGAAAAAATTTTAGAAGAAAAAGGTAATCAGATAAAAACTGCAAAAATACCTGATGAAATAGAAAATTATATAAAAACCGGTATAGAAAAAGGTAAAAAAAGAAAACTTATTTTAAAACAGAGAAAAAAATTTTCTTACATTGCAGCAGGCATTGTTTTAGTTTTATTTGTGATGTCCATAAGGTTATCAACTAGCGTTGCGGCATATATCAGTCAAATACCAGGTTTTCAATCAATTGTTCATTTGGTAAGATATGATAAAGGCCTTGATTTAGCAGTAAAAAATAACTTTATACAACCTATTTATCTTTCAAAAGAAGACGAAGGTATGAAAGTTTCAATTGATGGATTAATTGTTGATGAAAGCCGCATAATAGTATTTTACTCTATTGAAAATAAATCTGACAACCCAATAAAACTTAAAGATATAAAATTATATGACAATAATAATCAACTATTAGAAGATGTGTCTGTAAGCTGGAACGGTTTTGACAATTTAAATAAGGAAAAAGTAAGTTTTATAGACATTGCTTTTTCAGAAGAAAAAGATAAAATACCAGATAAATTAAATGTGGATTTTGAATTTAAAGGTATAAAAAGCTCTCTATTTAACTTTTCTATTCCTATAGATAAAGAGAAGTTTATAGGGTTAAAGGAAGTTTTTATTTTAAATAAAACAGTAGAAATAGACAAACAAAAAATTACTTTTGAAAAAGTGATAATTTATCCCACACGTATTGCTGTATATATTAGCTATGACACAAAAAACACTAAAAAAATACTTGGCTTTTATGACATGAAGATTATAGATGAAGACAATGATATATTCGGACAAATAAGTAATGGAGTAACTTCAACAATAAAAGATGATAATAACATAATACTTTATTTTCAGAGCAATTTCTTCAAAAAGCCAAAAAACTTATATATTGTCTTTTCAAAAATCAAGGCAATTGATAAAGATAAAGAGTATGTTTTAATAGACTTAAAAAATAACACAATTTTAAACAAACCTGATGAAAAGCTCAATTTAAATGACATAGTGAATAATGGCAATGATATAGAACTTACGTTTACTATTGAAAAGATAGATAATTCAAATAATTTTTATAGTCCTTTTTACAGCGAATTTGAGGACTCCTCTATGAAAAAATATAATTTTTTAAACTGGAGTATTCATGCTGTAGAAAATGAAAAAATAGAGAAAGTCATAATCAAAATTCCAAATGTATCTTATGATAACCCAGTCAAATTTAAAATTGTAGATTATCCTCTTTTAATTGGTGATAGAGAAATAAAGATAAAAGTAAAATAA